CAGTCTGCCAGCCCTTACTATCCTGGCAATATACAATGTTCAGGTAAGTGCAGAGATGTTATTCATCCCTGTCTTTGCCATGATAGTGGTGATGGTGATGTACATGGTATCCACTCTGGCAAACAAGGCAATGCAGCTTCCCAGACCGATGTTCGGAAGCTTTTTGGTGGGCACGATGATAATGAATACCGCCTATGCTCTACCCCTCTTTCATGCAGCTTTTGGCGATGAGGGTCTGGCCAGGGCGTCGCTGTTTGACATCGGCAACACCTTCATGATATTCACGTTTACCTATTTTAACGCCATCAAATATGGTGACAATGCCCATACCGACAAAATTGCCTGGGGTAAATTCCTGAAGCTTCCGCCACTCTATGCCATGCTGATTGCTTTGCTGATAAAAGTCCTGGGATTCAAACTAAATCCGGTGTCAGTGAATGTTTTGAACCTGATTGGGCAGCCAACTACAACTTTGGTAATGATTGCCTTGGGTTTGTACTTTGCACCTCGCAGAAAGAACATTGGCAAAGCATTTTTGGCGATCTTCATCCGCATGGGTTTGGGATTGGGAATCGGTTGGCTTCTGGCTTTAATCTTTGGATTGCAAGAGCTTACCGCTACTACAGTGATCGTGTGTTCGGCACTTCCGATTGGTTTTAACACTTTGATTTTTGCGAATCTGGAGAACATGGATCGGGAGTTTGCTGCAACGATGGTGAGCTTTTCAATAATAATAGCGCTGTTTTATGTGCCATTATTGATATATTGGTTCGGTTGATACAGGAAGGATCTAACTTTTTGCCTTATGCTTGATCTGGGCAGTGCTATCACGGATGTATAGTGGTTCCAGATCAGCTAAGTCTTTGCCTTGATATATCTTTGGGTGGGTGTACTGCTCCAGTTCAAAGAGTAGTTCCGCTTTGGGATGATGGAGATAGACCGGGGCAATGAAGGCTTCGATGTTTGCAGATTGAAGGACTGAGGCCACCGCTCCAGTTCCGCTGCCGGTGAGGATATAATCCTGGATCTTATAATTGACAATATCCCCCGGTGAGATCACACAGGGGGGAATGGTGGGCTGCAACCGTTCATCGAATCCCGCCAAGTATACTTCTTTCATTTTGGCATCGATCAGGCTCAGTATATTCTTTCCGCTGATAACGCAAGGCAGAGCGGTTAATTCCAAAGAGCTGAAAGCGAGTACCCGGAGATTGTGGGCAAAAGCAATACCTTTTGCTGTGGAAAGGCCTATACGCAGTCCGGTAAATGATCCCGGACCAAGACAGACATATATCTCCTCGATGTCTTGAGGCTGGTAACCGCACAATTTCATCGCAGCATCCAATACGGGCATCAGGGTCTCGCTGTGAGTGATGCGGATATCAAAGAAAGCGCTATATAAAATGCGTTCCTTATCGCTGAGGGCGATGGATCCGGAGCTCTGAGAGCAGTCTAATGCTAGTTTCAATTTCCCTTGCTGATAAACTCGTCGTATAGTATTTCAAAATGCAGCTTGTGTTTGGCTTCATCGGAGGCCAATCTGCGAAAGAGAGTGGATATTTCCTCATCGGTGAACTTCAGGCTCATCTCGGAGTATAGCTTGAAAGAGCTTTCTTCGCGCTTCATAGCTTGGATGAGGATGCTTTGGTAGCTCAGTTCCTTTTCATCCGGTTCTTTTACTAAGTATTCGCTGATCTTCAGGTTTCTGGTTTTTTGGATATCTTCGGCTTTCACGCCCTTTTTACGAATGCTCTCAATAACCACTATATGCCCCATCTCCATCTGTTCCAGTTCCTTGAGCATCTCCTTTTGATCGGCAAATTTGCTTTGTTGTTGCAGTTTTCTATAGAATGATACTGCTGCTTGCTCGCGTTCAACGGCAAAATCCAAGATTTCATTGAATTCAGGGATTGTCATAACTCCTCGACATAGGACCAGGAAGGATTAATAAGCAAATGCCGGGAAGGTTGTTAGCTTCCCGGCGTTAAAGGATCTGTTAATCAAGTGGTTCGAACATGTCTTTACTGACACCGCATTCTGGGCAAACAAAATCTTCAGGAAGTTGTTCAAACGGTATGTTGTCGTTCTCAGCGGGATCGTAAATCCAGCCACAGGCGATGCATTGATACTTTTGCATTGATATCCTCCAGGATTTAGTATGTCTCTATATGTAGTTCAAAATATGCTTGCGGGTGATTACACACGGGACACACCTTGGGAGCTGTATCCCCTTCATGAATATAACCGCAATTTAGACATTTCCAAAATACTTTATCGTCCTTCTTGAACACTTTCAGGTTTTTCACGTTATTATAGAGTATTCGGAAGCGCTTCTCGTGTTCTTTCTCAACTTTAGATACCATCCTCCAAGATAGGGCGATATCTTTGTAGCCTTCTTCCTCGGCGATGTCTGCAAACATGGGATAGAGCTCGGTCCATTCTTCGTTTTCACCCTTGGCGGCATAATCCAGATTCTTGATCGTGCCTTCTTCGGTCTCGCTCCAGCCCACGGGATATGAGGCGGTGATGTTGATCATCTCGCCTTCAATGCCGTTTTTTAACAAGTGGCGGAAGAATACTTTGGCATGTTCTTTTTCGTTTAAAGCTGTTTCCACAAAGATATTGGAAATTTGTTCAAAGCCTTCTTTCTTTGCAGTCTTGGCAGAGTACTCATAGCGCATTCTGGCTTGACACTCTCCAGCAAATGATTTCATTAGGTTTTCTGCAGTTCTGCTATCTTTAAAGGACATTTATCTACCTCCAGGTGTTTCTTTTTATGCTTTCCACAAGCCATGCAGATTGCAATACTCTCGTACTGATTCCACTTCGGCTTTCTTAACCGGAAACTCCGCTACGGGAGCTTCTCCGGGTTTGAACTCGTGACGATATACTTTCTTCTTTGTAAGTACTTCCACAAAAACAATATAGTGCTTCTCTTCCATCGGATGAGGTACAGAACCTACCTCGACCCTGATGGAGTTACCCAAGTCGCTTACGACAGGAACGTGCTTTTCTTTGGCTGCGTCCACAGCATTCTCTTTTAATAGCTTCATCGGCTCGCCACAACATACCAATTCACCTTGACCACCATATACAGCTTCTACTGTATTTCCACATATTGGGCAATGCCATACTTGACGTAATGTAATCATCTTTACCTCCATGGTTTTAAGTCCATGTACCAAGTATCTTATGCTTAGTTTCTTTTGTCAATAAGAAACTTGACGAGAGAGTAACCTATTGACGTTAAAAATGGGCAGTATAGCCTTTTGCAGGCGCTGTTCCATTCTCAAACAGGCAGGTAATAGTATTACTGTTAGGTGATTTTGGAATATTGATCCCGGATCCACCCTTGGGCTACTGATACAAAGATTTCTTGTAAGTCATGCATGGCGACGGGATCTAGCTTCCCTGTCCATTCGTCCATAAATATCTTTTTAAACTCCACGGCGATGCAGAGTACTCGATCGGGATAACGTTCATGGAGAAAGCGGGGCAATTGTCCACCGGGGAATTTCACATCACAGCGGACATCCAGTTGAGAATCCAAGAAGTCTTTCCCCTTCAACCTCTCTCGTAAATCTTCCACCAAGGGGTAGAGCTTTTGGGGCATATTGCTGCGCCCCAGGATGATATCAGGATTATCAATCTGGGGATCTGGTTCTGCATCTGCTCCACCACGGCGGTGGTTGAAGCTGTGAATATCCAGCACAAATAGAAAGGGGTGGATGTTCAACAATCTGTTCACCTGATAGATGAGAGTGTTGTACCAATCAGTATAAGAACCGAGCAAGTCTTTGTACAAAGGATCAGGCATCGTTCCAATTCTGGTTTCCAAGCCCCAGGCATCTTCTGGCTTCAGATATACGCATTTCTCCAGTCCCCGGTTCAGATCCACGGCAAAACGGCTGGTTTCCACTATCAAGTGGTTTTCAAATAAGGCAGCGAAAAGCCCGGTATGAGGGTCCTCTTCACGAAAGCGGTCTGAAGCGCTTATGCTTGTATAAGGTTTCATGGCCTCAGGAATCCGATGTCCATTGTGAATTGCAAGTGCCAGAACTGGCTTTTTGCTGTCTCCAAGATTGTATTTACACTGAATCATACGTCTATGGGATATGTCTCCATCAATTCCATAAGTTTTTGCAGGATTGCCAGATATCGTTCTATATCGGCAAGTTCTATAATGCTGTTTTCCAGCCAAATACCCAGGGCGTTCAAATCGATCTTGGTGATCAAAGCAGCTTGATCAAAGAGATCTTTGCGGCTCTGAGGATATGTCTGATTTGCCAGGAAGAAGAAGCCTTTAAATGCGGGAATCAACGCTCGAATGGAAATGTGCAGAGTCTCTCGCAGATTGCGGCTGTTCATCCGGCCTTCCAAAACAATCTGGCGAGTAAGGAGCCATTTACTCTTGAACTCGCGCTCCATTTGCAGACGAACATCGGAAGGCACTATTTTCAGATTTGAAAGCAAGTCCTCTTTCTGCATCAGATTCATGTGTTGGCTGCTAACTATGTTGATGAACTCAAGCGGATAGGAATCCAGAGAATACTGGATAAAACGGCGATTGATTATCAGGGGCAAATTCAATCTATGCTTGTGGATATATTTGGCCAAAGGAGTCAGCTTCAGCAGCCAGCCGTCAGGATCCTCGTCCAGGATTACTACAGAGTTGTAACTGCCCCAGAGGTCTTTGTACACGTTTACTTGGATCAAGCGATCCTGGATATTGCTGAGTGCATTCAGCAAACCGCCATAAGGATGGTTCATTTTTCCTCCTTACAATACTTTGCCATGTAGGTGGTGGCACATATCTTTGCCAGATTGCGGATTCTGCCGATGTAGGCAGCACGCTCAGTAACGCTGATCACGCCTCTGGCATCCAGCAGGTTGAAGGTGTGAGAGCTCTTCAGAAGCATATCGTAGGCGGGATATACCAACCCCCCCTGGATTAGTCTCTGGCACTCGGTTTCGTATTTTGTAAACAAATCAAAAAGGAGAGCGGTGTCCGCATACTCAAAGTTGTAGGCAGAGTATTCCAGTTCTTTGTGATAATATAAGTCCGCATATTTGCTTTTGGCACTGTAATCCAACTCTCGATAATCTGAGACATCTTGAATATACATCGCCAAGCGCTCCAAACCATATGTCAGCTCCACCGGAACTGGGAATACATCCACACTGCCGACTTGTTGAAAATATGTGAATTGTGATATCTCCATGCCATCCAACCATACTTCCCAACCCAAGCCCCAGGCGCCCAGGGTAGGAGACTCCCAATCGTCTTCCACAAAGCGAATATCATGTTTCTCCAATTCGATACCAATAGCTTGAAGACTCTTCAGATACTGATTCTGGATGTCGTCCGGGCAGGGCTTGATGATCACCTGAAACTGGTAATAATGCTGAAAGCGATTAGGATTGTCCCCATAACGTCCGTCTTTGGGTCTGCGGCAGGCTTGGGGATAGGCGATGGCGGTGTCTTTATTTCCTAAAGCGCCAAAGAAAGTGGCCGGATGAAAGGTTCCGGCACCCATTTCGATGTCGTATGGCTGAATCAAGTTGCAGCCCTTTCCCGCCCAAAATTCTTGAAGGCATTGGATTATACGTTGAAATTCCATTTGTTATTTTCCTGCTAATTTTCTACATTCTTTCTTCAGTTGAATGAGACCGTTCTTTAAGTCCATCAGTTCTTTTGCAATTGCCGGCAAGGCCGCATCCACTTTTAGTCTCTGCTTGGCCACCGCTTCTTCGCGTAGCTCTTGCCGCAGTTCTTTATCCAATCTCAGCTTCTGCTTGGCTCCCTCAATAGTATAGTGTTGGTTGTATAGCATGTCCTTGATCTTCTTCAGGGTTTCAATTTGCTGCAGATTGTAACGGCGTTTGTGTCCGCTCTTTTTGGGGCGGATGGCGGGAATCTCTACTTCCCAATAGCGTAAAACATGAGGTTTGACATCCAACAGATTGCTTACTTCGCCAATACTGTAATAATGCTTGGTCATAGGCCTCTCCTTGGAATAATGAAGCTATAGATGGTAAGGACTGCCGTAAGGCACACAAATATCCAGGGGTAAGGATAGATTCTATGATATAAGGGCGTATCGGCACATGTGTAGAGCTCCGCGTTAATGTTGGTACGTTCAAACAATGAGGCCGAGCTGATAATCTCTCCCTTTGGATTTACGATCATGGAAATACCGGTATTGGCACTACGATAAATCTGTATGCGAGATTCGATTGCCCTAAATTTACTCATCATGCCATGCAACCATGGGCCGTATGAGGTTCCGAACCAAGCATCGTTCGTGATGTTCACATGAAAATCTGCTTTACGGGAGTTGAAATTTGCCCGCTGCATAAAATGCGGGAAGGCCAATTCGTAACATATGGAGGGAGTGAACTCCATACCGTCATATTCATAACGAGGGATGGTGGTGCCAAACTCCCAATTTGCCTGACCAAACTGCAGCTTCCACAAAAAGGGGAAATGATCCAACCACAGCATTCTTTCACCCACCGGAACCAGGATGTTTTTGTAGAACAGTTTGGGTTCATGTCGATAAGGGTGAAAAAGAGCGGCAGCATTGTAATAGTAATGGGATTGAGGATGTTCCGGAGGAGCTTGTTCCACATGGGGAAAGCCGGTGAAAATGCTCATTTGATTTGCGTCTATAATGCTGGTCAGATCTGTGTGGGCTTGCTCTGAATACATCAGATAGTCCGGGATGGCTGCTTCGGGATAGATATGCAGTTGAGTTCCGTTTTTAGAAGCTTGCGCACTTAGTTCCCGATATACTTCAATAATTTCCCGGTATTTCTCGATATCCCATTTCTCATCTTGCTCTATGGATGGCTGCATCACGCTGATTCTTTGGCTTTGCTTCTCTAGAGGCAAGGTGAGCAGGCGGTATTGGCCGTACGCATACCAGGCTATACAGCACACGACTATGGGAAAGATTGCTCTGCGTTTGCCCAGAGTAAGCTGATAAACTAAATAATTGATGCTAAGCACTAACAGAGCTAGCAGGCTCAATCCACCCAAATCCAAAGCTTGCAAAAGAGTAGTGTAATCCGCTAGGGAGTAGCCTATGTTCCACCATGGGAAGCGCATTTCGCCAAAGTTTTGCAGATACTCAAAGCTGATGATGGCGGTTACAAAGATCGGGTAGGCAAGTGCCTGGGATTTGCGCCACACCTGTTCGATAACCAAAAAAGTGATTAGATAATACACTGAAAAGATCAGCCATATTCCCACCAATCCGAGCAGAGTAACCAAACCAATCCAGTTGAAAACCACCAAAATCTGCACCAAACAGAACAACATAGCGGAGATCAGGTTTTGTTTTAATGTATGCTTGCCTTGCTTAAAGTAATACAACAGTGGCACAAACGCCACGAACACAAGCCAGCCCAAGTACAATGGAACCCGGGACAGGCTTAACAGAATCCCTGCAATCAGGGGCAAGTAGAAGGTTTTAAAGAACCTCAGCATAATCCAGTTTCAACAAACGCACTTGTTTGCCTACCACAATCGCAATAGTATCACCACAGATAGTCATCAGCCCCACTTCGCCAGTCATTGGCAGCCATGCCGAACTCATCTTGCTGATAAGTGCCTCGTCATTCAAGCCAATAGCATTGTTGTAGAGGTCATACACCAATTGTCCGCTATCTTTGGAGATCATCTGCCCCAAACTGGAGAACAGCGTGTTTTCCCCTTTGGTATCGTCGTAAGCCACCACATAATCTTTATTTGCGTACAGCATATGTACGGTGCTCAATTCGAACTTGCCGAAGCGGTACAGTTCAGCTCCTTCCAGCAAGTCATAGGCGATGATCTCTGATCCGGCCGCATCGTAAACAAAGACATTCTGGCTGTTTCCCAGAGCCAGTTTCGTGGGTTGTTGCACATAGCTCAGTTCCATATCCCCGATCAGTTTCCCATCGGGATTGAACTTTTTTATCACTCTAGCTACAGAATCCAGTGCGAAGATGCTGCCATCCTGTGACATGGTAAAATCTGCCAAACTGCGAAAGTTTGTAGCTTGGTTTCCCAATCCACCAATGGCGTTTTGACGCTTGCCGTTGCGCCAAAAGACAATTTCCTGACTCCCGGTTTGCATGGCATAAACTGTCTTCGTACCGGGGTGATAATAAGCCTTTTGCACAGTTTCTTCGAAACTAATGGTATCAAACAGAGTGAATGTGCTTATTTCCCTGGGGAGGCCTTTTTTGGAGGCCGAGCAGCCCAATAAGACAAGTAGCAGAAGAAAGCTTATCTTTCTCATTTCTCACGCTCCTAATATTTGCAGGTCTTTCAGTTTCCCCTGGATCGACGATTTGTTGCCAAATCTATTGTATTCCAGTGTGTAGGCGATGTTTATGATGCTATTCTTTTTCAGTAGAGTAAGGTAATCGCCTAGATTGTATCCGATCAAATCCAAAGCGACTCCATCCTTGACCACTTTCAGCTTCAAGTGGTTTCGGCCGACGTTATACGGATAATTTGCCACGCTTACATTGCGCGTCATAAAGGTGGGACGCAGGTTCTCTGGCCCAAAGGGGGCAAATCGCTCCAGGCTGTCCAGAAGGTATTCATTGATGTCGTAAAGCTCTATCTCATGATCGATTACCAAGGGAGGCTGGATCTGATCCAATTGCAGATTGTCCGCTACATAGCGGGAAAGCTCATTCTCAAAACGATCCAGGTATTCCTGATATATGGTAAGTCCCACTGCGTATTTATGACCACCGAAACTGTGCAGATTGTGTTCGATATGCTGCAAGGCAGAAAAGAGATCAAAATCTGCTACAGAGCGACCAGAGCCGCTGCCAAAACCATCTTTGAAGGAGATCATGATTACAGGCCGGTAATACTTTTCCACCAGCTTGGAGGCCACGATACCGATCACACCCTGATGCCAATCGTCTGAAGACACAATCATGCAAGGAGTATTGCCCATATTCTTATATTTCTTCTCTATGATCTCGCAGGCTTCATGGAAGGTTTTCTGATCTTCCTGTTGACGCAGGGAATTATCACGTTCGATCATC
This sequence is a window from Candidatus Cloacimonadota bacterium. Protein-coding genes within it:
- a CDS encoding AEC family transporter, which gives rise to MNPFVEKIVPLIVAFFVGVSVKKLRMLSKDDAPILLKFVLNISLPALTILAIYNVQVSAEMLFIPVFAMIVVMVMYMVSTLANKAMQLPRPMFGSFLVGTMIMNTAYALPLFHAAFGDEGLARASLFDIGNTFMIFTFTYFNAIKYGDNAHTDKIAWGKFLKLPPLYAMLIALLIKVLGFKLNPVSVNVLNLIGQPTTTLVMIALGLYFAPRRKNIGKAFLAIFIRMGLGLGIGWLLALIFGLQELTATTVIVCSALPIGFNTLIFANLENMDREFAATMVSFSIIIALFYVPLLIYWFG
- the tsaB gene encoding tRNA (adenosine(37)-N6)-threonylcarbamoyltransferase complex dimerization subunit type 1 TsaB gives rise to the protein MKLALDCSQSSGSIALSDKERILYSAFFDIRITHSETLMPVLDAAMKLCGYQPQDIEEIYVCLGPGSFTGLRIGLSTAKGIAFAHNLRVLAFSSLELTALPCVISGKNILSLIDAKMKEVYLAGFDERLQPTIPPCVISPGDIVNYKIQDYILTGSGTGAVASVLQSANIEAFIAPVYLHHPKAELLFELEQYTHPKIYQGKDLADLEPLYIRDSTAQIKHKAKS
- a CDS encoding ferritin family protein, whose amino-acid sequence is MTIPEFNEILDFAVEREQAAVSFYRKLQQQSKFADQKEMLKELEQMEMGHIVVIESIRKKGVKAEDIQKTRNLKISEYLVKEPDEKELSYQSILIQAMKREESSFKLYSEMSLKFTDEEISTLFRRLASDEAKHKLHFEILYDEFISKGN
- a CDS encoding rubredoxin, whose amino-acid sequence is MQKYQCIACGWIYDPAENDNIPFEQLPEDFVCPECGVSKDMFEPLD
- a CDS encoding rubrerythrin family protein — encoded protein: MSFKDSRTAENLMKSFAGECQARMRYEYSAKTAKKEGFEQISNIFVETALNEKEHAKVFFRHLLKNGIEGEMINITASYPVGWSETEEGTIKNLDYAAKGENEEWTELYPMFADIAEEEGYKDIALSWRMVSKVEKEHEKRFRILYNNVKNLKVFKKDDKVFWKCLNCGYIHEGDTAPKVCPVCNHPQAYFELHIETY
- a CDS encoding desulfoferrodoxin, whose protein sequence is MITLRQVWHCPICGNTVEAVYGGQGELVCCGEPMKLLKENAVDAAKEKHVPVVSDLGNSIRVEVGSVPHPMEEKHYIVFVEVLTKKKVYRHEFKPGEAPVAEFPVKKAEVESVREYCNLHGLWKA
- a CDS encoding N-formylglutamate amidohydrolase translates to MIQCKYNLGDSKKPVLALAIHNGHRIPEAMKPYTSISASDRFREEDPHTGLFAALFENHLIVETSRFAVDLNRGLEKCVYLKPEDAWGLETRIGTMPDPLYKDLLGSYTDWYNTLIYQVNRLLNIHPFLFVLDIHSFNHRRGGADAEPDPQIDNPDIILGRSNMPQKLYPLVEDLRERLKGKDFLDSQLDVRCDVKFPGGQLPRFLHERYPDRVLCIAVEFKKIFMDEWTGKLDPVAMHDLQEIFVSVAQGWIRDQYSKIT
- a CDS encoding glycine--tRNA ligase subunit alpha is translated as MEFQRIIQCLQEFWAGKGCNLIQPYDIEMGAGTFHPATFFGALGNKDTAIAYPQACRRPKDGRYGDNPNRFQHYYQFQVIIKPCPDDIQNQYLKSLQAIGIELEKHDIRFVEDDWESPTLGAWGLGWEVWLDGMEISQFTYFQQVGSVDVFPVPVELTYGLERLAMYIQDVSDYRELDYSAKSKYADLYYHKELEYSAYNFEYADTALLFDLFTKYETECQRLIQGGLVYPAYDMLLKSSHTFNLLDARGVISVTERAAYIGRIRNLAKICATTYMAKYCKEEK
- a CDS encoding MerR family transcriptional regulator, with amino-acid sequence MTKHYYSIGEVSNLLDVKPHVLRYWEVEIPAIRPKKSGHKRRYNLQQIETLKKIKDMLYNQHYTIEGAKQKLRLDKELRQELREEAVAKQRLKVDAALPAIAKELMDLKNGLIQLKKECRKLAGK
- the lnt gene encoding apolipoprotein N-acyltransferase → MLRFFKTFYLPLIAGILLSLSRVPLYLGWLVFVAFVPLLYYFKQGKHTLKQNLISAMLFCLVQILVVFNWIGLVTLLGLVGIWLIFSVYYLITFLVIEQVWRKSQALAYPIFVTAIISFEYLQNFGEMRFPWWNIGYSLADYTTLLQALDLGGLSLLALLVLSINYLVYQLTLGKRRAIFPIVVCCIAWYAYGQYRLLTLPLEKQSQRISVMQPSIEQDEKWDIEKYREIIEVYRELSAQASKNGTQLHIYPEAAIPDYLMYSEQAHTDLTSIIDANQMSIFTGFPHVEQAPPEHPQSHYYYNAAALFHPYRHEPKLFYKNILVPVGERMLWLDHFPFLWKLQFGQANWEFGTTIPRYEYDGMEFTPSICYELAFPHFMQRANFNSRKADFHVNITNDAWFGTSYGPWLHGMMSKFRAIESRIQIYRSANTGISMIVNPKGEIISSASLFERTNINAELYTCADTPLYHRIYPYPWIFVCLTAVLTIYSFIIPRRGL